Proteins encoded within one genomic window of Cucumis sativus cultivar 9930 chromosome 3, Cucumber_9930_V3, whole genome shotgun sequence:
- the LOC101218623 gene encoding MOB kinase activator-like 1A isoform X2 codes for MSLFGLGRNQRTFRPKKSAPSGSKGAQLRKHIDATLGSGNLREAVRLPTGEDLNEWLAVNTVDFFNQVNLLYGTLTEFCTPENCPTMTAGPKYEYRWADGVQIKKPIEVSAPKYVEYLMDWIESQLDDESIFPQKLGTPFPTNFKDVVKTIFKRLFRVYAHIYHSHFQKIVSLKEEAHLNTCFKHFILFTHEFGLIDKKELAPLQELIESIIVPY; via the exons ATGAGTCTCTTCGGTCTTGGCAG AAATCAAAGGACTTTTCGCCCCAAGAAAAGTGCACCATCGGGGAGTAAG GGGGCTCAACTCAGAAAGCATATTGATGCCACACTCGGTAGTGGGAATTTAAGGGAAGCAGTGAGACTTCCAACTGGGGAGGATCTGAATGAGTGGCTGGCTGTCAATA CTGTGGATTTCTTCAACCAGGTGAATTTGCTATATGGTACCCTCACAGAGTTCTGTACTCCTGAGAATTGTCCTACAATGACTGCAGGACCCAA GTATGAGTATAGGTGGGCTGATGGTGTACAAATCAAAAAGCCTATTGAGGTCTCTGCTCCAAAATATGTTGAATATTTAATGGATTGGATCGAATCCCAGCTTGATGATGAATCAATATTCCCTCAAAAGCTTG GCACACCATTTCCTACCAACTTCAAGGATGTCGTGAAGACGATATTCAAAAGGTTGTTCCGTGTATATGCCCACATTTATCATTCTCACTTTCAGAAAATTGTGAGCCTTAAGGAGGAGGCACATTTAAATACATGCTTCAAGCATTTCATACTTTTTACTCAT GAATTTGGTTTAATTGACAAAAAGGAGCTGGCTCCACTTCAAGAGCTGATCGAATCCATTATTGTTCCATACTGA
- the LOC101218623 gene encoding MOB kinase activator-like 1A isoform X1 — MSLFGLGSRNQRTFRPKKSAPSGSKGAQLRKHIDATLGSGNLREAVRLPTGEDLNEWLAVNTVDFFNQVNLLYGTLTEFCTPENCPTMTAGPKYEYRWADGVQIKKPIEVSAPKYVEYLMDWIESQLDDESIFPQKLGTPFPTNFKDVVKTIFKRLFRVYAHIYHSHFQKIVSLKEEAHLNTCFKHFILFTHEFGLIDKKELAPLQELIESIIVPY; from the exons ATGAGTCTCTTCGGTCTTGGCAG CAGAAATCAAAGGACTTTTCGCCCCAAGAAAAGTGCACCATCGGGGAGTAAG GGGGCTCAACTCAGAAAGCATATTGATGCCACACTCGGTAGTGGGAATTTAAGGGAAGCAGTGAGACTTCCAACTGGGGAGGATCTGAATGAGTGGCTGGCTGTCAATA CTGTGGATTTCTTCAACCAGGTGAATTTGCTATATGGTACCCTCACAGAGTTCTGTACTCCTGAGAATTGTCCTACAATGACTGCAGGACCCAA GTATGAGTATAGGTGGGCTGATGGTGTACAAATCAAAAAGCCTATTGAGGTCTCTGCTCCAAAATATGTTGAATATTTAATGGATTGGATCGAATCCCAGCTTGATGATGAATCAATATTCCCTCAAAAGCTTG GCACACCATTTCCTACCAACTTCAAGGATGTCGTGAAGACGATATTCAAAAGGTTGTTCCGTGTATATGCCCACATTTATCATTCTCACTTTCAGAAAATTGTGAGCCTTAAGGAGGAGGCACATTTAAATACATGCTTCAAGCATTTCATACTTTTTACTCAT GAATTTGGTTTAATTGACAAAAAGGAGCTGGCTCCACTTCAAGAGCTGATCGAATCCATTATTGTTCCATACTGA
- the LOC101212644 gene encoding bifunctional pinoresinol-lariciresinol reductase 2, giving the protein MKSKVLIIGGTGYLGKRLVKASLKLGHETYVLQRQEIGVDHIEKVELLLSFKKKGAHLICGSFNDHNTLVKAIKLVDVVISSISGVHIRSHHILLQLNLVRAIKEAGNVKRFLPSEFGTDPARMEDAMEPGRVTFDDKMVVRKAIEEAKIPFTYISANCFAGYFLGGLCQPGSILPSKDHVLLLGDGNQKAIYVDEDDIAMYTMKSIDDCRTLNKTVYIRPPKNILSQREVVEIWEKLIGKQLIKTSISSQEFLANMKDQDYAAQVGLSHYYHVCYEGCLANFEIGKDGEEACNLYPEVDYTTVEEYMKRYL; this is encoded by the exons ATGAAGAGCAAAGTGCTAATAATTGGAGGAACAGGTTACTTGGGAAAGAGATTGGTTAAGGCAAGTTTAAAATTAGGGCATGAAACATATGTTTTACAAAGGCAAGAAATTGGAGTTGATCATATTGAGAAAGTTGAGCTTCTTTTATCATTCAAGAAAAAAGGAGCTCATTTGATTTGTGGTTCTTTTAATGACCATAATACTCTTGTTAAAGCTATTAAGCTTGTAGATGTtgttatttcttctatttctgGTGTTCATATTAGATCTCATCATATTCTTCTTCAACTCAACCTTGTTCGTGCAATTAAAGAAGCTGGAAATGTTAAG AGATTTTTGCCGTCTGAGTTTGGGACGGATCCGGCAAGAATGGAGGATGCAATGGAGCCAGGAAGAGTAACATTTGATGATAAAATGGTGGTGAGGAAAGCCATTGAAGAGGCTAAAATTCCCTTTACTTATATCTCAGCCAATTGTTTTGCTGGTTACTTTCTCGGTGGTTTGTGTCAACCTGGTTCAATCCTTCCTTCCAAAGATCATGTTCTTCTCCTTGGAGATGGCAATCAAAAAG CAATATATGTGGATGAAGATGACATTGCAATGTACACAATGAAGAGCATAGATGACTGTCGAACTCTTAACAAAACAGTGTACATTAGGCCACCCAAAAACATTTTATCACAAAGAGAAGTTGTTGAGATTTGGGAGAAATTAATTGGAAAACAGCTAATCAAAACCTCCATCTCTTCCCAAGAATTTCTAGCTAATATGAAAG ATCAAGACTATGCAGCGCAAGTTGGGTTAAGTCATTATTATCATGTATGCTATGAGGGTTGTCTTGCAAACTTCGAAATAGGAAAAGATGGTGAAGAAGCTTGCAATCTCTATCCAGAAGTTGACTACACAACTGTGGAGGAATACATGAAACGTTACCTTTAA
- the LOC101218862 gene encoding isoflavone reductase homolog, with the protein MRVLVVGGTGYLGKRIVKASLLEGHETYVVQRPEIGLDIEKLQLLLSFKKQGAILVPASFSDFQSLVDAVKRVDVVISALSGVHFRSHSILLQLKLVEAIRAAGNIERFLPSEYGIDPARMLNAIEQGRDTFEQKMAVRKAIEEANIPFTYVSANCFAGYFAANLSQMHTLVPPAHQVTVYGDGNVKVVYMDEDDIARYVVKAATDPRTLNKTVYIRPPKNILSQRELIEKWEKLSGKVLEKISVSAQDFLAKIEDLDEAQQSGAGHFYDIFFEGCLTNFEIGEGAEEASKLFPEVNYTTMDDYLKIFL; encoded by the exons atgagagtTCTTGTAGTTGGAGGAACTGGCTACTTAGGGAAGAGGATTGTAAAGGCAAGCCTTTTGGAAGGGCATGAGACATATGTAGTTCAAAGGCCAGAGATCGGACTTGACATTGAGAAGCTTCAATTGCTCCTTTCCTTTAAGAAACAAGGGGCCATCCTCGTTCCGGCTTCTTTCTCCGATTTCCAGAGCCTCGTCGATGCTGTGAAGCGTGTAGATGTCGTCATCTCCGCCCTGTCCGGTGTCCATTTTAGAAGCCATAGCATTCTCCTTCAACTCAAACTTGTTGAAGCCATTCGAGCTGCAGGGAATATCGag AGATTCTTGCCATCAGAATATGGAATAGATCCAGCAAGGATGTTAAATGCAATTGAACAAGGAAGAGACacatttgaacaaaaaatggCAGTAAGAAAGGCAATTGAAGAAGCAAATATTCCTTTTACTTATGTGTCGGCCAACTGTTTTGCTGGTTACTTTGCTGCTAACCTCTCTCAAATGCATACTCTTGTTCCTCCAGCCCATCAAGTCACAGTTTATGGTGATGGTAATGTTAAAG TGGTATACATGGACGAAGATGACATTGCAAGGTACGTCGTGAAGGCAGCAACTGATCCTAGAACATTGAATAAAACAGTGTATATTAGGCCTCCAAAAAACATTCTCTCCCAAAGAGAACTCATTGAGAAATGGGAAAAGCTTTCAGGAAAAGTACTGGAAAAGATAAGTGTTTCTGCTCAAGACTTTCTTGCTAAAATAGAAg ATCTGGATGAAGCACAGCAGTCTGGAGCTGGACATTTTTATGATATATTCTTTGAAGGttgtttgacaaattttgaaataggaGAAGGAGCTGAAGAAGCTTCAAAGCTTTTTCCAGAAGTGAATTACACTACCATGGATGATTATCTCAAGAtctttttataa